From a single Nostoc sp. MS1 genomic region:
- the rpoB gene encoding DNA-directed RNA polymerase subunit beta, whose product MISENYIEPAFLLPDLIEIQRASFRWFLEEGLIEELNSFSPITDYTGKLELHFLGHNYKLKEPKYSVEEAKRRDSTYAVQMYVPTRLLNKETGDIKEQEVFIGDLPLMTDRGTFIINGAERVIVNQIVRSPGVYYKSEIDKNGRRTYSASLIPNRGAWLKFETDRNDLVWVRIDKTRKLSAQVLLKALGLSDNEIFDALRHPEYFQKTIEKEGQFSEEEALMELYRKLRPGEPPTVLGGQQLLDSRFFDPKRYDLGRVGRYKLNKKLRLSVPDTVRVLTPGDILAAVDYLINLEYDIGSVDDIDHLGNRRVRSVGELLQNQVRVGLNRLERIIRERMTVSDAEVLTPASLVNPKPLVAAIKEFFGSSQLSQFMDQTNPLAELTHKRRLSALGPGGLTRERAGFAVRDIHPSHYGRICPIETPEGPNAGLIGSLATHARVNQYGFLETPFRPVENGKVLFDQPAVYMTADEEDDLRVAPGDIPVDENGQIIGPQVPVRYRQEFSTTTPEQVDYVAVSPVQIVSVATSMIPFLEHDDANRALMGSNMQRQAVPLLKPERPLVGTGLEAQGARDSGMVIVSRTDGDVVYVDATEIRVRVSGQLPVASGKSTDNGQMTSGKGQEIRYTLSKYQRSNQDTCLNQKPLVRIGERVVAGQVLADGSSTEGGELALGQNIVVAYMPWEGYNYEDAILISERLVQDDIYTSIHIEKYEIEARQTKLGPEEITREIPNVGEDALRQLDEQGIIRIGAWVEAGDILVGKVTPKGESDQPPEEKLLRAIFGEKARDVRDNSLRVPNGEKGRVVDVRLFTREQGDELPPGANMVVRVYVAQKRKIQVGDKMAGRHGNKGIISRILPMEDMPYLPDGSPVDIVLNPLGVPSRMNVGQVFECLLGWAGHTLGVRFKITPFDEMYGEESSRRIVHGKLQEARDETGKNWVYNPDDPGKIMVFDGRTGEAFDRPVTIGVAYMLKLVHLVDDKIHARSTGPYSLVTQQPLGGKAQQGGQRFGEMEVWALEAFGAAYTLQELLTVKSDDMQGRNEALNAIVKGKAIPRPGTPESFKVLMRELQSLGLDIAVHKVETQADGSSLDVEVDLMADQASRRTPPRPTYESLSRESLDDDE is encoded by the coding sequence ATGATTAGCGAAAATTATATTGAACCCGCCTTTTTGTTGCCCGACTTGATTGAAATCCAGCGAGCAAGCTTTCGCTGGTTTTTAGAAGAAGGGCTGATAGAAGAGCTTAACTCCTTTAGTCCTATTACAGACTATACAGGCAAATTAGAACTGCATTTTTTAGGACATAATTACAAACTTAAGGAGCCGAAGTACAGCGTTGAGGAAGCGAAACGTCGTGATAGTACCTATGCTGTACAAATGTATGTTCCCACCCGCCTGTTGAACAAAGAAACAGGGGACATCAAAGAACAAGAAGTATTCATCGGGGATCTGCCTTTGATGACCGATCGCGGTACGTTTATTATTAACGGAGCCGAACGGGTAATTGTCAACCAGATTGTGCGATCGCCTGGAGTTTACTATAAATCAGAAATCGACAAAAACGGTCGCCGCACATATTCAGCCAGCCTCATACCTAACCGGGGTGCATGGTTGAAGTTTGAAACAGACCGGAACGATTTGGTGTGGGTACGGATCGACAAAACCCGCAAACTCTCAGCCCAGGTACTATTGAAGGCATTAGGCTTATCAGATAACGAAATTTTTGATGCCCTGCGCCACCCTGAGTATTTCCAAAAAACCATCGAAAAAGAAGGGCAGTTTTCCGAAGAAGAAGCCCTGATGGAACTGTACAGAAAACTCCGTCCTGGTGAACCTCCAACTGTATTAGGTGGACAACAGTTATTAGACTCCCGCTTCTTTGACCCCAAACGTTATGACTTGGGTAGAGTTGGGAGATACAAACTCAACAAGAAACTGCGCCTATCTGTTCCTGATACCGTCCGCGTGCTTACCCCTGGCGATATCTTGGCAGCCGTCGATTACCTGATCAACCTAGAATACGATATCGGTAGCGTTGACGACATTGACCACTTAGGCAACCGTCGGGTGCGAAGTGTTGGTGAATTGCTGCAAAACCAAGTCAGAGTAGGGTTAAATCGCTTAGAAAGAATAATTCGGGAACGGATGACCGTATCCGATGCGGAAGTACTAACACCGGCATCATTGGTTAACCCCAAACCCTTGGTAGCAGCTATTAAGGAATTTTTCGGTTCCAGCCAATTAAGTCAGTTCATGGATCAAACAAATCCCTTAGCAGAACTGACCCACAAACGCCGTCTGTCAGCCCTTGGCCCTGGTGGTTTGACCAGAGAACGGGCAGGCTTTGCGGTGCGAGATATTCACCCCTCCCACTACGGTCGGATCTGTCCCATTGAGACACCAGAAGGCCCCAACGCTGGTTTGATTGGTTCCTTGGCAACCCACGCCCGCGTTAACCAGTACGGCTTCTTAGAAACTCCATTTAGACCGGTGGAAAATGGCAAGGTGTTATTTGACCAACCAGCCGTATACATGACCGCCGACGAGGAAGACGACCTGCGGGTAGCACCAGGGGATATTCCCGTAGATGAAAATGGACAAATCATTGGTCCCCAAGTACCAGTCCGTTACCGCCAAGAGTTCTCCACCACTACACCAGAACAAGTAGACTACGTAGCTGTATCTCCAGTACAAATCGTTTCCGTAGCCACCAGTATGATTCCCTTCTTGGAACATGACGACGCTAACCGCGCCCTCATGGGTTCCAACATGCAACGGCAAGCAGTACCCCTCCTCAAACCAGAACGTCCTTTGGTGGGAACAGGCTTAGAAGCCCAAGGCGCGAGAGACTCCGGGATGGTGATTGTCTCCCGTACTGATGGGGATGTTGTCTACGTGGATGCTACAGAAATCCGTGTCCGAGTCAGTGGACAATTGCCAGTTGCTAGTGGCAAATCTACTGATAACGGACAAATGACATCTGGCAAAGGACAGGAGATTCGTTACACCCTGTCTAAGTACCAACGTTCTAACCAAGATACCTGTCTCAACCAAAAACCCCTGGTGCGGATTGGTGAACGGGTAGTTGCTGGTCAGGTGTTAGCTGATGGTTCCTCTACAGAAGGTGGGGAATTGGCGCTAGGACAAAATATTGTCGTCGCTTATATGCCTTGGGAGGGATATAACTACGAAGACGCGATTTTGATTTCTGAGCGGTTAGTACAGGATGACATTTATACCTCAATTCACATTGAAAAATACGAAATTGAGGCACGCCAAACCAAGCTAGGCCCAGAAGAAATCACCAGAGAAATTCCCAACGTTGGGGAAGATGCTTTGCGTCAATTAGATGAGCAAGGAATCATCCGCATTGGGGCTTGGGTAGAAGCTGGCGACATCTTGGTAGGTAAAGTGACACCTAAAGGTGAATCCGACCAACCACCAGAAGAAAAACTATTACGGGCGATATTCGGTGAAAAAGCGCGGGATGTGCGCGACAACTCCCTACGTGTACCCAACGGTGAAAAAGGCCGCGTTGTAGACGTGCGCTTATTTACCCGCGAACAAGGGGATGAATTACCACCAGGGGCGAACATGGTCGTCCGGGTGTACGTAGCTCAGAAGCGGAAAATCCAAGTGGGTGACAAAATGGCGGGTCGTCACGGTAATAAGGGGATTATTTCCCGCATATTACCGATGGAAGATATGCCTTATTTGCCCGATGGTTCCCCTGTAGATATCGTACTGAACCCCTTGGGTGTACCGAGCCGGATGAATGTTGGACAAGTATTTGAATGTCTTTTGGGCTGGGCTGGTCATACCTTGGGTGTGCGGTTTAAGATTACCCCCTTTGATGAAATGTATGGGGAAGAGTCATCTCGCCGCATTGTGCATGGCAAATTGCAAGAAGCCAGAGACGAGACAGGGAAAAATTGGGTGTACAACCCAGATGATCCCGGCAAAATCATGGTGTTCGATGGTCGGACAGGCGAAGCCTTTGACCGCCCAGTAACTATCGGCGTGGCTTATATGCTGAAGCTGGTACACCTAGTGGACGACAAGATTCACGCCCGTTCTACAGGCCCTTACTCCTTGGTTACACAGCAACCTCTGGGTGGAAAAGCACAACAAGGTGGTCAGCGCTTTGGAGAAATGGAAGTGTGGGCGCTGGAAGCCTTCGGCGCAGCTTATACCTTGCAAGAATTGCTGACGGTGAAATCCGACGATATGCAGGGACGGAACGAAGCATTAAATGCGATCGTTAAAGGTAAGGCTATTCCTCGTCCCGGAACACCAGAATCCTTCAAGGTATTGATGCGAGAACTACAATCTTTGGGCTTAGATATCGCTGTACACAAGGTAGAAACCCAAGCAGATGGTAGTTCCTTAGATGTGGAAGTTGATTTGATGGCAGACCAAGCATCCCGTCGCACACCACCCAGACCAACCTACGAATCGCTTTCCCGCGAATCCTTGGATGATGATGAGTAG
- a CDS encoding chromosome segregation ATPase yields MTERDTPESWHPTRGRKPDEMDGVYRSPPVGDTQPFGVPAPGSANTVNQQILYDSQGLPINQQDKVTNNTKKRFIKLPRWMRGWVGFALVLTIIPGGIAFLAMAMLLKLPAAPNCPAIFWPLASASVRIHCAQLAASKQTVEDLLQAIALVRELPKDHPLRGEADRFLEEWSKDVLQLADQSFQAGNLEQAIATSKKIPQDLAAYKLVDAQIAKWQTIWGKAQGIYSDAVEELRQQRWQSAFLVASKLLRVDNKYWASVKYDELNDIITASKEDVDKLDKAQRLADSKVVENLLEAIKLAESVGEKSYLYRKAQESIPAFGRKMLELAQAKMDARDADTALDIARQIPESTGLQTEVEDFIALADAQRSAWQGNVAGLQAAITQAQQINPSRPNYDKAQQLISRWQLEIEDVSHLEKAQALANQGTVNDLTAAIAEAQMIPSSNPRGSEARQNINSWQAQIETIEDRPYLERAEQIALLDDINSLQAAIAEAGQIRQGRALYPEARRRIRTWVDKVQRIQDQPYLDQAREFASRGDLSAAINAAQPIASSGRALSGEAQEAIDEWRSQIRARDNWNRAREVAATGTPQALAEAIRLADQVSNKSILRMDANIAIDQWGQQILDIARSEGNSDMARGIETARLVPRSSSAYSAAQEQIKIWQQFLNPPAPQPTPEQVVPSTTINGQ; encoded by the coding sequence ATGACAGAGCGGGATACCCCAGAAAGTTGGCATCCAACCAGAGGAAGAAAACCAGATGAGATGGACGGTGTATACCGATCGCCACCAGTCGGTGACACCCAACCATTTGGTGTCCCAGCTCCTGGTTCGGCTAATACGGTGAACCAGCAAATATTGTATGACTCCCAAGGATTACCTATAAATCAGCAAGATAAAGTAACCAATAATACAAAAAAAAGATTTATCAAGTTGCCGCGCTGGATGCGGGGTTGGGTGGGCTTTGCTCTAGTATTGACAATCATCCCCGGCGGTATCGCATTTTTGGCGATGGCAATGCTGTTGAAGTTACCAGCTGCACCTAATTGTCCGGCAATTTTTTGGCCTCTAGCCAGTGCTTCGGTGAGGATACATTGCGCCCAGTTGGCGGCTTCTAAACAAACGGTGGAAGATTTGTTGCAGGCGATCGCTTTAGTAAGGGAATTGCCAAAAGACCACCCACTGCGGGGCGAAGCGGACAGGTTTCTGGAAGAATGGTCAAAGGATGTACTGCAATTAGCTGACCAAAGTTTTCAGGCGGGAAATTTAGAGCAGGCGATCGCCACATCCAAAAAAATACCTCAAGACTTGGCAGCTTATAAGTTGGTAGATGCGCAAATTGCCAAATGGCAAACGATTTGGGGTAAAGCGCAAGGTATATACTCAGATGCAGTTGAGGAATTGCGGCAACAACGCTGGCAATCGGCATTTCTGGTAGCTTCTAAATTGTTGCGTGTAGATAATAAATATTGGGCAAGTGTTAAATATGATGAACTAAATGACATTATCACTGCATCTAAGGAAGATGTAGACAAGTTAGACAAAGCCCAAAGATTGGCTGATAGTAAAGTAGTGGAAAATTTACTAGAAGCAATTAAACTGGCTGAGTCTGTAGGGGAGAAAAGTTACCTGTATCGCAAAGCTCAAGAATCAATTCCGGCGTTTGGGCGCAAAATGTTGGAATTGGCACAGGCGAAAATGGACGCGCGAGATGCAGATACAGCTTTAGACATTGCTCGACAGATTCCTGAAAGTACAGGGTTACAAACGGAAGTTGAAGATTTTATTGCTTTGGCTGATGCTCAAAGAAGTGCTTGGCAGGGTAATGTAGCAGGTTTACAAGCAGCTATTACCCAGGCTCAACAAATTAATCCGTCTCGACCAAACTACGATAAGGCTCAACAGTTAATCAGCCGTTGGCAGTTGGAAATTGAAGATGTTTCCCATTTGGAAAAGGCGCAGGCACTAGCTAATCAAGGTACAGTCAACGATTTAACTGCGGCGATCGCGGAAGCACAGATGATTCCTAGTAGTAATCCTCGTGGTTCAGAAGCTAGACAAAATATTAATAGTTGGCAGGCGCAAATTGAGACGATTGAAGATAGACCTTATTTAGAACGGGCTGAACAAATCGCCTTGTTAGACGATATTAACTCTTTGCAAGCAGCGATCGCCGAAGCTGGGCAAATTCGTCAAGGTCGAGCGTTATATCCAGAAGCACGCCGCAGAATTAGAACTTGGGTAGATAAAGTACAGCGTATCCAAGACCAACCTTATTTAGATCAAGCGAGAGAATTTGCCTCACGGGGTGATTTATCGGCGGCGATTAATGCAGCGCAACCAATAGCATCTTCAGGAAGGGCGTTATCTGGAGAAGCGCAGGAAGCAATTGATGAGTGGCGATCGCAAATTCGCGCCAGAGATAATTGGAATCGTGCGAGGGAAGTGGCTGCGACTGGTACTCCCCAAGCTTTGGCAGAAGCGATACGCTTGGCTGATCAGGTATCTAACAAAAGTATTTTAAGAATGGATGCAAATATCGCTATTGACCAATGGGGTCAGCAAATCTTAGATATTGCCCGTTCTGAAGGTAATTCTGATATGGCTAGAGGAATTGAAACCGCTCGGTTAGTTCCCCGCAGTAGTTCTGCTTATAGTGCAGCGCAAGAGCAAATTAAAATTTGGCAGCAATTTCTTAATCCTCCTGCACCTCAGCCTACGCCAGAGCAAGTAGTGCCTTCAACTACTATTAATGGGCAGTAG
- the hslO gene encoding Hsp33 family molecular chaperone HslO: MADQLIRATAADGGIRAVGVITTRLTEEARQRHKLSYVATAALGRTMAAGLLMASSMKRAGSRVNVRVKGDGPLAGILVDAGVDGTVRGYVGNPNIELPPNAKGKLDVGGAVGNGFLYVVRDIGYGYPYSSTVELVSGEIGDDVAHYLVSSEQTPSALVLGVFVGATGVTAAGGLLVQVLPKAARDEALVAKLESRMAALSGFTPLLQAGKTLPEIFNDLLGDMGLTIFPENQILRFHCGCSFDRVLGALKMLGEAELQDMIVKDDGAEATCDFCGRVYQASSEQLAQLIVDLQAESSVSG; the protein is encoded by the coding sequence ATGGCTGATCAATTAATTCGCGCCACAGCAGCTGATGGCGGGATTCGTGCAGTGGGTGTGATTACCACTCGCTTAACCGAGGAAGCACGGCAGCGTCATAAGCTATCTTATGTAGCAACGGCTGCTCTGGGACGGACGATGGCGGCTGGCTTGTTGATGGCTTCTAGCATGAAACGGGCTGGTTCTAGGGTGAATGTCCGGGTGAAGGGTGATGGGCCTTTGGCTGGCATTTTGGTAGATGCTGGCGTGGATGGGACTGTACGTGGTTATGTGGGTAATCCCAATATAGAACTGCCTCCCAATGCTAAGGGTAAGTTAGATGTAGGCGGTGCGGTGGGTAATGGCTTTCTCTACGTTGTTAGGGATATTGGTTATGGCTACCCTTACTCTAGTACGGTGGAACTAGTTTCTGGAGAAATTGGCGATGATGTGGCTCATTATTTGGTAAGTTCTGAACAAACACCTTCGGCGTTGGTTTTGGGTGTGTTTGTCGGGGCTACTGGTGTGACTGCGGCTGGTGGGTTGCTGGTGCAGGTGTTGCCGAAGGCGGCTAGAGATGAAGCTTTGGTGGCGAAGCTAGAATCTAGGATGGCGGCTTTATCTGGGTTTACGCCTTTGTTGCAAGCGGGTAAAACTCTACCGGAAATCTTTAATGATCTTTTGGGTGATATGGGGCTGACGATTTTCCCTGAAAACCAAATCCTGCGCTTCCATTGCGGTTGCTCGTTTGACCGGGTTTTAGGCGCATTAAAGATGTTGGGAGAAGCGGAATTACAGGATATGATTGTTAAGGATGATGGGGCAGAGGCGACTTGTGATTTTTGTGGCAGAGTTTATCAAGCAAGTAGTGAGCAACTAGCCCAATTAATTGTAGATTTACAAGCTGAGTCTTCTGTGTCGGGTTAA
- a CDS encoding universal stress protein: MIKNVLVALDTSEIASRVVQTLDELILAPDSTVVLCHVFPTADSEIELPADRPHPESTTVSYFQIEKQLQAYQENLSVKTELELVTGDPAQEIIRLANIYQTDLIIIGSRGLTGMKRIVLGSVSNQVVEEANCSVLVVKPN; this comes from the coding sequence ATGATAAAAAATGTTCTGGTAGCACTGGATACTTCAGAAATTGCCTCACGAGTAGTTCAAACTTTAGATGAGTTAATATTAGCACCAGACAGCACAGTGGTTCTTTGTCATGTGTTTCCTACAGCCGATTCAGAAATAGAATTACCAGCAGATCGTCCTCATCCAGAATCTACAACAGTTTCTTATTTTCAAATTGAAAAGCAATTGCAAGCTTACCAAGAGAATTTATCAGTTAAAACGGAATTAGAACTAGTAACAGGCGACCCAGCCCAAGAGATTATACGTCTAGCTAATATTTATCAAACAGACTTAATTATTATTGGTAGCCGTGGCTTAACTGGAATGAAGCGAATAGTATTAGGTTCTGTTAGCAATCAAGTAGTAGAAGAAGCTAATTGTTCAGTTTTAGTAGTCAAGCCAAATTGA
- the hisD gene encoding histidinol dehydrogenase → MLRIITQQADVIAELQRICDRTHDEQVLHKEATVREVLQAVKRQGDKAVLHYTDEFDNQILKAEELRVTGSELDAAYQQVSKELLEAIRLASRQIEAFHRQRVPKSWVHFGDDDIVLGKRYTPIDRAGLYVPGGRAAYPSTVLMNAIPAKVAGVPRIVIATPPGAQKAISPAVLVAAQEVGVQEIYRVGGAQAIAALAYGTETIPKVDVIVGPGNIYVTLAKKLVYGTVGIDALAGPSEVLIIGDEGANPVHVASDMLAQAEHDPMAAAILLTTDPGLAKNVQLAVERQLVDHPRRIDTEKALAHYGLIVLVESLEAAAELANEFAPEHLELEVKDPWAVLPNIRHAGAIFLGYSTPEAIGDYLAGPSHTLPTSGAARYASALGVETFLKHSSIIQYSQTALNKVAGAIDALATAEGLPSHADSVRRRVQQDE, encoded by the coding sequence ATGCTGCGAATCATTACTCAGCAGGCAGATGTTATAGCAGAACTGCAAAGGATCTGCGATCGCACTCATGACGAACAGGTGCTTCACAAGGAAGCAACGGTGCGAGAAGTGTTGCAAGCAGTTAAGCGCCAAGGCGACAAAGCTGTTCTGCACTACACAGATGAATTTGACAATCAAATTCTCAAGGCTGAAGAATTGCGCGTTACAGGCTCGGAACTGGACGCAGCTTATCAACAGGTATCAAAGGAACTGTTGGAGGCCATTCGGTTAGCTTCTCGGCAAATTGAAGCGTTTCATCGTCAGCGTGTCCCTAAAAGCTGGGTACATTTTGGCGATGATGATATCGTGCTGGGCAAACGTTACACCCCTATAGATCGGGCGGGTTTGTATGTTCCTGGTGGGCGTGCAGCCTATCCTAGTACAGTGCTGATGAACGCAATTCCGGCGAAGGTGGCGGGTGTACCCAGGATAGTGATAGCGACACCGCCAGGAGCGCAGAAAGCGATAAGTCCGGCTGTGTTAGTAGCAGCCCAAGAAGTTGGTGTGCAAGAGATTTATCGCGTAGGAGGGGCGCAGGCGATCGCAGCATTAGCTTATGGTACAGAGACAATTCCCAAAGTAGATGTGATTGTCGGGCCTGGTAATATCTATGTAACTTTGGCGAAGAAATTAGTGTACGGCACTGTGGGGATCGATGCTTTAGCAGGGCCTAGTGAAGTGCTAATTATTGGCGATGAAGGAGCAAATCCTGTTCATGTAGCTAGTGATATGTTGGCACAGGCAGAACACGACCCAATGGCGGCGGCAATTTTATTAACTACAGACCCAGGTTTAGCCAAGAATGTGCAACTAGCAGTAGAAAGACAGTTAGTAGACCACCCAAGACGGATTGATACAGAAAAAGCCTTGGCTCACTACGGTTTAATTGTTCTAGTAGAATCCTTAGAAGCAGCCGCAGAACTGGCAAATGAATTTGCACCAGAACACCTAGAGTTAGAGGTTAAAGACCCTTGGGCTGTGTTACCCAATATTCGCCATGCAGGAGCAATTTTCCTTGGTTATTCCACACCAGAAGCCATAGGAGATTATCTAGCAGGCCCCAGTCATACCTTACCTACATCTGGTGCTGCTCGTTATGCTTCTGCCTTGGGCGTAGAAACTTTCCTCAAACATTCCAGTATTATTCAATACTCTCAAACAGCCCTCAACAAAGTAGCTGGAGCCATTGACGCTTTAGCCACAGCCGAAGGCTTACCTTCCCATGCTGATTCAGTCCGACGACGAGTTCAGCAAGACGAATAA
- a CDS encoding TatD family hydrolase: MQLIDTHVHINFDTFQPDLAAVRSRWQEAGVVRLVHSCVEPAEFASIQAIAHQFPEVSFAVGLHPLDADKWQSDTAEQILSLARSDSKVVAIGEMGLDFYKADNYEQQCIVFEAQLEIAAQLNLPVIIHCRDAASAVKEILEKWQQREQIRGVMHCWGGTPEETQWFVDLGFYISFSGTVTFKSAKAIQASAAMVSSDRLLIETDCPFLAPVPKRGEKRNEPAYVRHVAEQVAHLRGETLEAICEQTTKNACKLFGLVL; this comes from the coding sequence ATGCAGCTAATCGACACCCACGTACACATAAATTTTGACACCTTCCAACCGGATTTAGCAGCCGTGCGATCGCGCTGGCAAGAAGCAGGAGTTGTGCGCCTAGTGCATTCCTGTGTTGAGCCTGCGGAATTTGCCAGTATTCAAGCTATAGCTCATCAATTTCCAGAAGTCAGTTTTGCTGTAGGGTTACATCCTTTAGATGCCGATAAATGGCAAAGTGATACAGCCGAGCAAATATTATCATTGGCTCGTTCCGACTCTAAGGTAGTAGCAATTGGGGAAATGGGGCTAGATTTTTACAAAGCCGATAACTATGAGCAACAGTGCATAGTATTTGAGGCACAATTAGAAATAGCTGCCCAGTTGAATTTACCCGTGATTATCCACTGTCGGGATGCTGCGTCTGCGGTAAAAGAAATCTTGGAAAAATGGCAACAGCGTGAGCAGATTCGGGGTGTGATGCACTGTTGGGGCGGTACGCCAGAGGAAACCCAATGGTTTGTTGATTTAGGCTTTTATATTAGCTTTAGCGGTACAGTTACATTTAAAAGTGCCAAGGCAATTCAAGCCTCAGCCGCAATGGTAAGTAGCGATCGCCTACTCATTGAAACAGACTGTCCCTTCCTTGCGCCAGTTCCCAAACGGGGCGAAAAGCGCAACGAGCCTGCTTACGTTCGTCACGTAGCCGAACAAGTAGCGCATCTACGGGGAGAAACACTAGAGGCGATTTGTGAGCAAACAACCAAAAATGCCTGTAAATTGTTTGGTCTGGTATTATAG
- the rpsT gene encoding 30S ribosomal protein S20 → MANNKSALKRAEIAERNRLRNKAYKSSVKTLMKNYLSAVQIYAANPSPESKQEVQTRLAAAYSKIDKAVKRGVLHPNNGARKKSRLASKLKPIEQTA, encoded by the coding sequence GTGGCCAATAATAAGTCTGCTCTTAAACGCGCCGAAATCGCAGAACGTAACAGGCTGCGTAACAAAGCCTATAAATCATCAGTTAAGACGCTGATGAAAAATTACTTGAGTGCTGTACAAATATATGCAGCTAATCCTAGCCCAGAATCAAAACAGGAAGTGCAAACTCGCCTAGCTGCGGCTTACAGCAAAATCGACAAAGCAGTCAAAAGGGGCGTACTCCATCCCAACAACGGGGCAAGGAAAAAGTCCAGACTCGCCAGCAAACTCAAGCCCATCGAGCAAACAGCTTAA